The genomic interval GGGACTTTGTATGTCGTTGTCACTAGCGTGTCCTGGTGAGTCCCCAGGCGAGTCTCCAAGGTGACTTCCCATGCCTGTGTGCTTGTCTGTGTCTGGTCAAGGAGAGGTTAGGGACTGGGAGGGCTAGAGAGGTCAGGTAGGCCCCTGAGCTTGTCTGAAGTGGAGTAGAGACCTCCGCCCCGATGTCTGGGTCATTCCGTCACCCCCTCACTGCAGGTCATTTCTAGAAGACCTCCCTGGGTTTCCATGAGCTCATGGGAACAGGCTCCTTGTAACTTAAAATGGTATTGGAGGCCTGGGGCAGCAAGACTCTGAGGGCCTCTCTGGGATTTCCACCAGAACATTCTGCTTGTTCAGTTCTGTTCTATACTCTTGGGTGCTGACTCAGGACTGAGCACTGGGGACACAGATAATATTCAGACTACTTTGTGCCTTCATGGCAGTGCCAGTATGGAGGAGACACAGGCAGACATGGGTGTTTCCATGGAGTTGGAAATCGTGTtgaggtggaaggaaggaagaaaggaagcagagtCCTCTGGGACGAGGACACTGGGGGGTTAGGGAAGGCTTCTAAGAGTTGGCAGCACCTGGGCTGAGCTGAGATGTTTCCTGCCCACGTTGGGGAAGTATCTGAGTGGACCTGGGCTCCCTTTATTCAGGTGAAATGCAAATGGAGTTTCGGGAGATCTGTCCTTGGCCTCCTTCTCCCTGTTACCTTTGGCGGTCACCTTTGGTGCTTATCTAATCTCCCTATGGTCTGGGCGGCGGAGGTGTTATGGCCACCTGCCAAGTGGGAAGGCAGGGCACTCCttggccaggcaggtgctctgattGATTCCTGGTGCCCTTCTCTGCTGCCCATGAAAGCCTGGCtcactctcctttcccttctaGGAAAACTGCAGGACCCCCCTGTCCCCAAGCCAAGAGGGACACCCAAGCTGTCAGAGAGGTATGTTGGCCCTGCTTTGGAGGCCTTGGTGTTAGAATGGGGGTCCCTGGGACCTGAGTGGGGATAGAGATCCCTGAGGCTGGGCAGGAGGCTTATCGCTGAGTAGGGACAGAGCTATGCTTATGGTCCCTTCCCCTGTGACACCCCCAGGGATGCCTGCTGCCACTGTCTGACCTGTTCCCCAGGTCAGGACAGCCACTTATGGAGTCTCTTCACCTCTCTAGGCCTGCTCTTCCTCCATGACATGGGGGAATCAGCCCTTGTTCACAGAGTGTAGAAAGGCCTGGAAAAGCTTTAGTGCCTGGCTCTCAGGTCTCCCAGATCTCCCATCCTCAGAAAGGTCCTGTATTTCCAGGTCTTGTTGGATGGCTGTGCTTCCAATGGCCACTCTGTGAGGGACAGAGGTAACTTAGCTGTACTAGTAGTTAACATTTGTAGAGATGCTGGCCAGAGTGCCCAGAGCTGGGCATGGAACTCACTGGATTCTTATACAGCCCTGTGAGGTCGGGagtattattttcccatttagcAAATGAGGAGACTGACACCTAGAGAGACCAGGTGACTTTGTGTAAGTATCACACAGAGCCCCTTTCCTTGGGCTTTGTGACTTCATGGTTTGCCCTCTCTGGGCTTCAAGGCACCCAGTTGGGATGTGACTCTTGTGGTTCATTTCAGCCTTGGGCCCAGACTGGCCCCTTGGGCTGGGGGTAGGAGAAGGAACAGCTTTCCATCCTCTCCCCTTTGAAGCAGACTCAGAAGTGTTCCAAGAGCAGGAGGCTGATCCCTTCTTTGGACTTCTTCTAGGATGCCAGCCCTGAGAAAGGACCCCCCATGGATCACACTGGTGCAGGCAGAGCCAAAGAAGAAGCCAGCCCCACTGCCCCCCAGCAGCAGCCCTGGACAACCAAGCCGGGCCGGCAGGCAGGTGGAGaatggaggtgtggaggaggggGCCCAACAGAGCCCTGCGTCCAGCCTGGAGCCCAAACCCTACAATCCATttgaagaggagggagaggagtcAGAGGAGTCAGCGGTGCCTAGTTCAACCTCCAGCCCTACCCCGGCCCCTTTGGAGTCCACCCCTAAGTCCCTGCACCCCTGGTACGGCATCACTCCCACCAGCAGCCCTAAGACAAAGAAGCGCCCTGCCCCGAGAGCACCCAGTGCATCCCCACTCGGTGAGTGCCTGCCATGGAGCTGTCCTGACCCTCAGGTTGGTGGGCCTGGGACTGGTGTGCAGGGAGCCTCTCTAGGCCACATgctgtgtgttgttcagtctcctcCCATGTCATTGCTGGAGCAGGTGTGGGAGTAGGTGTCACTTTGCATGTGAGGGACAGATAGGAAAAGGAATTTgcgaatttcttttttttttttttttttggtggtactggggtttgaactaagcctcacgcttgctaggcaggcactttcatcgcttgaaccactccatttgTGATGgatctttttgagatagggtctggacaACTGTTTGCCTGAGGCTGAGTGGCATAGGAggcctgagtggctaggattacaggctgaggcCTCAGAGTGCTGAAGCAGtgaagtcaggatttgaaccatGTACTGTTAACTCTTCCTATAATTCACCATGGGATCCAGGAAAGTGGGGGCTCCTGAAAGGCACAGGATAGGGGTTAGCTAAACCCTGCCTCTTGTCACTGTCACTCTAGTTGCCAAGCCCTGGCAACTAGACCTGGCTTTGTGGACTCAGTAGACTTCCTGAGTCTGTCTTAAACAGGAGGGTAGCTCCAGTTGCTGTGGCTCTCCCTGCCCAGCATGTTCCTGGAGTCCAGACACACTGCATGCTTTGACTCTTCCCTTCTCCCAGTCTTTCTATGCCTTTGGTCACCTTCCACCACATCTGGACTCCAGCTGCCTCTCAGAGCTCAGTAGGACCAAGTGTGTACTAGAGACAATCTTGGGCAGATGCTCAGGTGGTCTGAGCTTGGGGGTCCTTCCCGGTGTGTGGACTATTCAGGAGCATATAGTGGGTAGATTCTGGGCAGCAGTGGGCTGTGAACTCTGGAGTTAGACACAGCCAGGTTAGGCCAGCCTTGGCTGGAGTGAGTGCCCTTTCTTCTCTAAGTCTGTGGCCTCATCTGGTAATTGTGGTTGACAGACTTGGAGGTGTGACCCATATCTACTGCAGGAGGATGAAGCAGTGCTGCCAGTGCCTGGCCCAGAGCTGGCTGCAGCCAACACTGCTGCCCTCCCTCTTCTATGCTCCCTCTTTTTGCCACTGTGCTGTCGGGTGGAAGCAGGGAGGTCAGCCTCATTTTTCTGGCCTTCACCTGCACCAGTATCACCTTCCTGCCCTGGCACTTGTCTTTGAGTGGATTTGGACATAGGAGGGCTGTGGGGTAGGTGGGGAAGTGGAGGCTGCGGCCCCACGGAATGATGGGTGAGGGCCACAGATGTGCCATGAGGTCATGGGACAGGTTCTGATGGTTGGACACAATTTATGACTTGAGACCCACCATGTCTTTGCTGTTCTCTGGGCCCTCTGGCTTGGTTTCCAGGGCCGTCTGTAGCTCTGGGGAGCAGGGTGGGTTGGGTGAGGCCTCAAGCCCTGACCGCCCCTGTGTGCTGCCTGCTTGCTTGTTTGCACAGCTCTCCATGCCTCCCGCCTCTCACACTCGGAGCCCCCCTCAGCCACACCATCACCAGCCCTCAGCGTGGAGAGCCTGTCTTCTGAGACCTCCAGCCAGGCTGCCAGCGGGGAGCTTCTAGAGCCACCTGCAGTGCCCAAGAGCTCCTCCGAGCCTGCTGTACATGCGCCAGGTGTCCCCAGCACCCCTGGGAACTCGGCTGACTCCTCCTTATCCTCCTCTGGGGAACTGGCACAGACTGGCAGGGAGCCGGTGCTGCAGGCCAGGACTAGGGGCAGCCCAGGCTCCCAGCCAGCCAAGCCCTGCATTGGTGCCACTCCCACCCCTCTCTTGTTGGCTGGAGATAGAAGCCCTGTGCCTTCCCCCGGTAGCTCGTCCCCACAGCTCCAGGTCAAGGTAAGTGTCCTCACCCTTGCAAAAAGCTATGTCCTCTAGAATGAATGTGGGTTTGGTTTGGGGCAAGAGTGTTCAGGGCCTTCTGTCTGCTGGCCTCTGGCTTCAAATGGCCATTCAGCATCCTGTGCAATAAAGGCACAGTCTATTGGtctatccttccatccatctGACAGACTTCTACCCATATGCTCATCTGTCCAACCACTTGGCTGTCCATGCACTATGCATCTAGGCACCCATTTACTGACCCATTTGGGATCCATTCACCCTACCACCCTTCTATTCACTCTGACTCATTGATGCCAGGCCCTGGGCACAGTTGAATTAAGACCCTgtcttgctgggcaccagtggctcacgcctgtaatcctagccactcaggaggcagagatcaggaggattgtggttgaaagccagcctgggcaaatagttcacgagaccctatctcgaaaaaaatccaaccaaaaaaagggctgctgaagtggctcaagtggtagaacacctgcctaacaagcacgaggccctgagttcaaaccccagtaccttcaaaaaaaaagactctgtCTTCGCTCTCCAGGGGTTCACAGTCTGCTCAGGAAGACAGGCATATGATTATACTAGAAGGTAATCTTTAGTAGAGTGGAGGGGAAGGGGATGATTCCCTTCAGCAGAGACCTATCTCTTGCTGTGGAAAGAGGCCTTCAGTGAACACATACGATGTGTGTTTGTGGAGGTACCTGGGCTCCAGAGGTCAGGTGGGCAAGGTGGTCCTGTCCTTGAGGTACTCACAGCCAGGCCAGGGAAGTGCTGAAATGATTCCATGTGCTGCCATACTGGAGTTTGCAGGGACAGAGTCAGCCCCCAACAGGCAGACGGACTGAGGACACATGCCTTACAGAGGGCCTCTGTTGTGAGGAGGGTCGGCACAGCCCCATCCCTCAGATCCCCGTCAGGCCCCCTCCCAGGTCCTTGCTGGGCTCTGTTTTCTCTCAGAGGTGAAGTGGACAGGAGGGTCTGGCTGGGTCCCCTGCCCAGGCAGCCAGTTTTCAGATGTTTTGTGGTCTTGGGCTCATTTGTTTCTCAACTGCATGCCAAGAACTTGGGGTTACCTGGGGTCAGGATGTTTCTCTGAGCACccagttttcttctcttgtggctACAGCGCCCACTCTGCAGTCCTCCCAGTGCCAAGGCTTGTCCAGCACCAGTAGAGGGTGTCAGGATAGCTTATGCAGGACAACCCTCCCTGTGTGCCTTTAAAACATCATTTGATCGTCCCTATCTTGGGCCATAGCACCTTGTGCACTACCTATAGTTCTGCCATCTGCTGTGTGACTAAGAAGGTAGGATGGGCTAGATGTACCCGCTTATAAtctaagctactcaggagacagagattggaaggatcttggttctaggccagcccaggcaaaaagttagcaagaccccatctgaacaaataaggcaggcatggtggtgcatgggtGTGTGTCTGTGATCCTAGCTCTGAGGGAGGTGAATAGGAGGGATATCTCCTATGGGCAGTCTCAGGCAAAATACTTGAGCCTGTATCTGAAAAAATAGCttaagcaaaatgggctgggggtgtgactcaagtagcagagcccctgcctagcaagcacaaggccctgatttacaaaaccccagtactacaccccccccaaaaaaaaggaaaagatggggTGGATTAGCTTAGGATtgctgcccccctccccccagctcccttttatcttttttttttttttttttcttatttattttacagtactaggtttgaactcagggcctacaccttgagccactccaccagccttttttttttttaatagtttttttcaaggtagggtctcatgaactatttgtctcagtctggcttcgaactgtgattctcctgatctttgcctcctgagtagctaggattatggacatgagccaccagtgcctggccacagCTCCCTTTTAAATACCTGCTTCCTCTCTGGGGTGTGTAGAAGACGGGTTCGAGGGTGTCCTGTGGCTGGAAAAGGTGAACACCCTGGAGGGGCTCACAAACTTCTGGGCTGTTTGGTTCTATTGggtccttttgtgtgtgtttatagaGCTAGGGGGCAGAACCTAGTTTCCTTCTGCGGGGACCCATCCCACCTCACTCCAGAGAATCTCACAGGCAGTGGGGGCCTGGGTTCCTGGATGACCACCCTGACCCTGTCCCAGGCCCATGAGGTGAGAGCTGCCTCCCTCCTGTGCTGTGCTCTGCTCCGCTCCATTCCAGCCGGGGCTTCAGAACTCCAGATCAGCTAACAGCCCAACAGGATCTCCCACTGTGCTGGCGCAGATGGGAGCAAGGCCCTCCCTCCCCGCAGCAGGGGTGAAATTCCTAGGGCACTTGGAGCCTCAGGTGTAATACCAGTCTCTGATCAGCTGGAGAGAGGGGTGGGAAAGCATTGACACTGCCCATGTGACACACAGGGCCCTCTGTGCCTGGCTATGTTGGCCTCAGGTGTGGGTCTCTCCAGAGGGACAGAAGGACAGAGAGTCTGGGCTGTGGGTGTGTCCATGGTGGGCTGGACTggagagggtgagggtgagggtctGTCCCAGACAGGGGAGGAGCTGCCTCCCTCCATCTGCCTGCTGAGGGGAGAGTGGGATTCTTCTTTTGCACTTCCTGGCTGGGTGACCCTGGATGGGCAGCtttgcctctctgagccttagaGCCCTTACTGGGGATAGGGTGGC from Castor canadensis chromosome 8, mCasCan1.hap1v2, whole genome shotgun sequence carries:
- the Micall1 gene encoding MICAL-like protein 1 isoform X2; this translates as MPRPRSSLQQDSLAEQGGGSSLVNGKLQDPPVPKPRGTPKLSERMPALRKDPPWITLVQAEPKKKPAPLPPSSSPGQPSRAGRQVENGGVEEGAQQSPASSLEPKPYNPFEEEGEESEESAVPSSTSSPTPAPLESTPKSLHPWYGITPTSSPKTKKRPAPRAPSASPLALHASRLSHSEPPSATPSPALSVESLSSETSSQAASGELLEPPAVPKSSSEPAVHAPGVPSTPGNSADSSLSSSGELAQTGREPVLQARTRGSPGSQPAKPCIGATPTPLLLAGDRSPVPSPGSSSPQLQVKSSCKENPFNRKPSPAASPTVKKTTKGAKPVRPPAPGHGFPLIKRKVQADQYIPEEDICGEMDTIERQLDALEHRGVLLEETLRGGANEGREDDMLVDWFKLIHEKHLLVRRESELIYVFKQQNLEQRQADVEYELRCLLNKPEKDWTEEDRGREKVLMQELVTLIEQRNAIVNCLDEDRQREEEEDKMLEAMIKKKEFQKEAEPEGRKKGKFKTMKMLKLLGNKRDTKSKPPRDKS